A portion of the Thermosediminibacter oceani DSM 16646 genome contains these proteins:
- a CDS encoding betaine/proline/choline family ABC transporter ATP-binding protein (Members of the family are the ATP-binding subunit of ABC transporters for substrates such as betaine, L-proline or other amino acids, choline, carnitine, etc. The substrate specificity is best determined from the substrate-binding subunit, rather than this subunit, as it interacts with the permease subunit and not with substrate directly.), with product MIRFENITKKYGDTEIIKEINLEIKDSEFVVLIGPSGCGKTTCLKMINRLIEPTSGRIYINDKDISEMDVIELRRNIGYVIQQIGLFPHMTVRQNIELVPLLKKWPREKRAERVKELLDLVGMPPEKFMDRYPTELSGGQKQRIGVARALAADPDIILMDEPFSAIDPIARTQLQDELYELQQKLHKTIVFVTHDIDEALKLADRICIMKEGTVVQFDTPEAILRNPADDFVENLIGKKRIWKQPEYVMAGDIMITNPVKTLPSRTLAQAVEIMSESGVDSILVVDKENRLLGIVTAEDIRAGRDKAKKLEEIYTRNVFTVKPDDSILDVLRLMSQKNIGYVPVVDENNVLKGLITRSTFVNVLGGN from the coding sequence ATGATCCGATTTGAAAATATCACTAAAAAGTACGGGGATACCGAGATAATCAAGGAAATAAATCTGGAGATAAAAGACAGCGAATTTGTCGTATTAATAGGACCCAGCGGCTGCGGGAAGACCACCTGTTTAAAGATGATAAATAGATTGATCGAACCCACTTCCGGTAGAATCTACATAAATGACAAAGACATATCCGAAATGGATGTCATTGAACTCCGGCGGAATATCGGTTATGTCATTCAACAGATAGGTCTTTTTCCTCATATGACGGTGAGGCAGAATATAGAATTGGTACCGCTGCTTAAAAAATGGCCCAGGGAAAAGAGGGCCGAAAGGGTAAAGGAACTTTTGGATCTCGTAGGCATGCCCCCGGAAAAGTTTATGGACAGGTACCCAACGGAACTGTCGGGCGGCCAAAAACAGAGGATAGGTGTTGCCCGGGCTTTAGCCGCAGACCCGGATATTATTTTAATGGATGAACCTTTCAGCGCTATCGACCCCATTGCGCGAACCCAGCTGCAGGATGAGCTTTACGAGTTACAGCAAAAACTTCATAAAACCATCGTTTTCGTAACCCATGATATAGACGAAGCATTAAAACTGGCCGATAGGATCTGTATAATGAAGGAAGGTACGGTGGTGCAGTTTGACACACCCGAAGCAATATTGAGAAACCCTGCCGATGATTTTGTGGAAAATCTTATAGGCAAAAAGCGCATATGGAAACAGCCCGAATACGTAATGGCAGGAGATATAATGATCACCAACCCTGTTAAAACCTTACCTTCCAGAACTCTGGCGCAGGCTGTCGAGATCATGAGTGAGAGCGGTGTTGATAGTATTCTCGTAGTTGATAAGGAGAACCGGCTTCTAGGTATAGTTACAGCCGAAGACATAAGAGCCGGTAGGGATAAAGCTAAAAAGCTGGAGGAAATTTATACTCGTAATGTTTTCACAGTAAAACCCGATGATTCGATTTTAGACGTGTTGAGGCTGATGTCACAGAAAAATATAGGTTATGTCCCCGTAGTGGATGAAAATAACGTACTCAAGGGCTTGATAACCCGAAGCACCTTTGTGAATGTATTGGGTGGGAATTAA
- a CDS encoding ABC transporter permease has protein sequence MPVAEYINFMLERMDDIIVLTGQHIQLSFIAIVVAIAIGVPLGILMTRFPSISSFILGLANAVQAIPSLAFLGFLVPIFGIGSTPSIVMVSAYALLPIVKNTYTGLTGIDKAIVEAGLGMGMTEQQLMTMVRIPMALPVIMAGVRIAVVMAVGFTTLAALIGAGGLGQLIYRGISMVNSRMIVAGAVPAMILALAIDKIFYFLEKAVTPKGIR, from the coding sequence ATGCCGGTAGCAGAATATATAAACTTCATGCTCGAAAGAATGGACGATATTATAGTTTTGACCGGACAGCACATTCAACTGTCTTTTATAGCTATAGTGGTTGCCATAGCCATAGGGGTACCGCTGGGCATTCTGATGACAAGGTTCCCATCAATTTCGTCTTTTATCCTGGGATTAGCCAACGCGGTTCAGGCGATACCGAGCCTGGCATTTCTGGGGTTCCTGGTGCCGATTTTTGGAATCGGATCGACTCCCTCGATAGTCATGGTCTCCGCATATGCTTTGCTGCCGATTGTAAAGAACACTTATACGGGCCTCACTGGTATAGATAAAGCCATCGTTGAGGCCGGCTTGGGTATGGGCATGACCGAACAGCAGTTGATGACTATGGTACGGATACCGATGGCTTTACCCGTTATCATGGCAGGCGTCAGAATTGCAGTCGTAATGGCTGTAGGTTTCACCACTTTGGCGGCATTGATTGGTGCGGGCGGCCTCGGCCAGCTTATATACAGAGGAATATCTATGGTCAATAGCCGTATGATCGTGGCAGGTGCCGTGCCGGCGATGATTTTAGCCCTGGCGATAGATAAAATTTTCTATTTTTTGGAAAAAGCGGTCACCCCAAAGGGAATAAGATAA
- a CDS encoding glycine betaine ABC transporter substrate-binding protein — protein sequence MKRNLLMGISAVLITVLIASCGLGGGARRGASGDTIVVGSKNFTEQIIVGNMVADLIEAHTDLKVVRKMNLGGTSVCFEALKRGGANNGIDVYVEYTGTGLVNILGMEAITDPDKAYETVAKEFKDRWNIVWLEPLGFNNTFTLAVKEDFAREHKIETFSDLEKISDQLVLGGTMEFMERPDGYPGLKEKYGFKFKETKSMDIGLRYTAIANDEVQVIDAFATDGLLVRHNLKILQDDKHFFPPYYAAPVIRQDVLEKYPQLKDILNQLASQISDEEMQKLNYLVDGEGKEAAEVAKEFLKEKGLI from the coding sequence ATGAAGAGAAATTTACTGATGGGAATTTCGGCTGTTTTAATTACGGTTTTGATCGCATCTTGCGGTTTGGGTGGTGGAGCGAGACGGGGGGCTTCCGGCGATACCATCGTAGTTGGGTCAAAGAATTTTACCGAACAGATCATCGTGGGTAATATGGTAGCTGATTTGATCGAAGCCCATACCGACCTTAAGGTAGTAAGGAAAATGAATCTCGGCGGCACCAGCGTATGTTTTGAAGCACTAAAAAGGGGCGGTGCTAATAACGGAATAGATGTTTATGTTGAGTACACCGGAACGGGTCTGGTAAATATCCTCGGGATGGAAGCCATAACCGATCCTGACAAGGCTTATGAAACGGTCGCGAAAGAATTCAAAGACAGGTGGAATATAGTTTGGCTGGAGCCCTTGGGCTTTAACAACACTTTTACGCTGGCTGTTAAGGAAGATTTTGCAAGAGAACATAAAATTGAAACCTTTTCGGACCTCGAGAAGATTAGCGATCAGCTGGTACTTGGGGGTACAATGGAATTTATGGAAAGACCCGACGGTTATCCGGGGTTAAAAGAAAAATACGGTTTTAAATTTAAGGAAACAAAATCCATGGATATAGGGCTAAGATATACGGCGATAGCCAACGATGAAGTTCAAGTGATCGATGCTTTTGCCACCGACGGTCTACTGGTCCGCCACAATCTAAAAATACTTCAAGACGATAAACATTTCTTCCCTCCCTATTACGCTGCACCGGTTATCAGGCAGGATGTTCTGGAAAAATATCCCCAGTTGAAAGATATTCTTAACCAACTGGCCAGCCAGATTTCCGACGAAGAAATGCAGAAGTTAAATTACCTGGTCGATGGAGAAGGTAAGGAGGCGGCAGAAGTAGCAAAGGAATTTTTAAAAGAAAAAGGATTGATTTAA